From one Amycolatopsis sp. FDAARGOS 1241 genomic stretch:
- a CDS encoding DUF427 domain-containing protein gives MSQAAQKIPGPDHPITVEPNAARVVVKLGDAVIADTTRAQVLREAGYPAVQYIPREDVDFSALARTEHHTYCPYKGDASYYSLPAVGSAGDNAVWTYEEPYDAVSPIKDHLAFYPNRVSIEETSA, from the coding sequence ATGTCCCAGGCAGCGCAGAAGATCCCCGGCCCCGACCACCCGATCACCGTCGAACCCAACGCGGCGCGCGTGGTCGTGAAGCTCGGCGACGCGGTCATCGCCGACACCACCCGCGCCCAGGTGCTGCGTGAGGCCGGCTACCCGGCCGTGCAGTACATCCCGCGCGAAGACGTCGACTTCAGCGCGCTCGCGCGCACCGAGCACCACACGTACTGCCCGTACAAGGGCGACGCGTCGTACTACTCCCTCCCCGCGGTCGGCTCGGCCGGCGACAACGCGGTGTGGACGTACGAGGAGCCGTACGACGCGGTGTCCCCGATCAAGGACCACCTCGCGTTCTACCCGAACCGCGTGTCGATCGAGGAGACCTCGGCCTGA